One stretch of Sebastes umbrosus isolate fSebUmb1 chromosome 5, fSebUmb1.pri, whole genome shotgun sequence DNA includes these proteins:
- the LOC119488296 gene encoding insulin-like growth factor-binding protein 3, with protein sequence MPGLCVLCLAAALAAFARLAGTVGPVVRCEPCDAGALLQCKPLPKDCAERVREPGCGCCMTCALGEGLACGVYTARCGSGLTCQHQPAESRPLQALLEGRGVCSSAVAKKLHSILIPAQKQDNAGNQVEEANVTVTVTVLPGVATVKGGGHSRGSMDTRPPLHNKLIQKDQNRKTQSYKVESVSGGANMDMHNFSLENKRETEYGPCRREMESILSSLKISNVLNPRGFRIPNCDRKGFYKKKQCRPSKGRRRGYCWCVDKYGQPLPGFDGRERGETQCYNLESK encoded by the exons ATGCCCGGTCTCTGCGTGCTTTGTCTCGCCGCCGCGCTGGCTGCGTTCGCCCGGCTCGCCGGCACCGTGGGGCCGGTGGTCCGATGCGAGCCGTGCGACGCCGGAGCGCTTCTGCAGTGCAAGCCGCTGCCCAAGGACTGCGCCGAGCGGGTGAGGGAGCCGGGCTGCGGCTGCTGCATGACGTGCGCCCTCGGTGAAGGACTGGCGTGTGGAGTGTACACGGCGCGCTGCGGCTCCGGCTTGACCTGCCAGCACCAGCCGGCGGAGAGCCGACCGCTGCAGGCTCTGCTGGAGGGACGGGGAGTGTGCTCCAGCGCCGTGGCCAAAAAGCTCCACAGCATTCTCATACCGGCGCAAAAACAAG ACAACGCTGGAAATCAGGTAGAAGAAGCCAATGTGACGGTGACGGTGACGGTGTTGCCCGGCGTGGCGACCGTGAAGGGTGGAGGTCACAGCCGGGGGTCGATGGACACCAGGCCTCCGCTGCACAACAAGCTGATCCAGAAGGATCAGAACAGGAAGACTCAGAGCTACAAGGTGGAGTCGGTCTCAGGAGGAGCCAACATGGACATGCACAACTTCTCCCTGGAGAACAAGAGGGAGACCGAGTAT GGGCCGTGTCGGCGGGAGATGGAGAGCATCCTGAGCAGTCTTAAAATCAGCAACGTGCTCAACCCGAGAGGCTTCCGCATACCCAACTGTGACAGAAAGGGCTTCTACAAGAAAAAACAG TGCCGTCCATCCAAAGGCAGGAGGCGGGGCTACTGCTGGTGCGTGGACAAATACGGGCAGCCTCTGCCGGGCTTCGACGGCAGGGAGCGGGGCGAGACTCAGTGCTACAACCTGGAGAGCAAATGA